One window from the genome of Pyxicephalus adspersus chromosome 6, UCB_Pads_2.0, whole genome shotgun sequence encodes:
- the DGCR8 gene encoding microprocessor complex subunit DGCR8, whose translation MEQCDYIPLPPDEPGCKEMEFTPACPPPLPPNEEPPPPPLQTSSDAEVMDVGSGGDGQSQTPPGDLQLINGAQLLTKGSSTYKNHPAILDPLHSDQSPRTARHAPPVKRFTPDLKLLKDVKISVSFTESCKSKDRKVLYTGTGSESSKDIDSNKTVNGDLHVCPFAHSSNSESMGNDEITSNRNDEQDTDHEKKVEYAVLDELEDFTENVMDVDEDGAEFVSETILQRDKIDDESLIYNYEDDFDNDVDALLEESLHKPKKRRLEEKFDEDSDHHSDGETSVQPMITRIKTVLKSRGRPPTEPLPEGWIMTFHNSGIPVYLHRETRVVTWSRPYFLGTGSIRRHDPPISSIPCLHYKRMKDNEEKEKNDVAPAPTPLESLNNTLLERSSEEAEPANADKFVSVDKEPTGEFAQGALGQVKAKVEVCKDESIDLEDFRGYLEKRFDFEQVTVKKFRTWAERRQFNREVKRKLAESERPILPANQKLITLAVQDAPTKKEFVINPNGKSEVCILHEYMQRVLKVRPVYNFFECENPSEPFGASVIIDGVTYGSGTASSKKLAKNKAARATLEILIPDFIKQTSDEKPKDSDELEYFNHISIEDSRVYELTNKAGLLSPHQILLECLKRNHGMGDTSIKFEVIPGKNQKSEYVMTCGKHTVRGWCKNKRVGKQLASQKILQLLHPHVKNWGSLLRMYGRESTKMVKQETSDKSVIELHQYAKKNRPNLHILNKLQEEMSRLAQEREETRKKPKMTIVESAQPGNEPLCTVDV comes from the exons ATGGAGCAATGTGACTATATCCCCCTTCCCCCTGATGAACCTGGATGCAAGGAGATGGAATTCACACCTGCTTGTCCCCCACCACTGCCGCCAAATGAAGAGCCTCCACCACCTCCCCTGCAAACGTCCAGTGACGCAGAGGTAATGGACGTTGGCTCTGGTGGTGATGGACAGTCACAAACCCCACCTGGGGACCTGCAGCTAATCAACGGAGCACAGCTACTCACTAAAGGGTCATCTACATACAAGAACCATCCTGCAATACTAGATCCATTGCACAGTGACCAAAGCCCCCGAACTGCTCGCCATGCCCCACCAGTTAAGAGGTTTACCCCCGATCTTAAGTTACTTAAAGATGTTAAAATTAGTGTAAGCTTTACGGAGAGTTGTAAAAGCAAAGATAGAAAGGTGCTTTATACAGGAACAGGTTCAGAGAGTTCAAAAGACATAGATAGCAATAAAACTGTCAATGGAGACTTGCATGTTTGTCCTTTTGCTCATAGTAGCAATAGTGAAAGTATGGGTAATGATGAAATTACAAGTAACAGAAATGATGAACAAGATACAGATCATGAGAAAAAAGTGGAATATGCTGTTCTGGATGAACTTGAGGATTTTACGGAGAACGTGATGGATGTTGATGAAGATGGAGCTGAATTTGTATCAGAAACAATTCTACAGAGGGATAAGATTGACGATGAATCTCTGATTTACAATTATGAG gatgattTTGATAATGATGTGGATGCACTGTTGGAAGAGAGTCTTCATAAACCCAAAAAGAGAAGATTAGAAGAGAAATTTGATGAAGATAGTGACCACCATTCTGACGGCGAGACCAGCGTTCAGCCAATGATAACAAGGATAAAAACTGTTCTGAAAA GTCGTGGACGTCCTCCAACTGAGCCATTGCCTGAAGGATGGATAATGACGTTCCATAATTCTGGCATTCCTGTCTACTTGCACAGAGAAACACGAGTGGTGACGTGGTCCAGACCTTACTTCTTGGGAACTGGAAGCATCAGA AGACATGATCCTCCCATCAGCAGTATTCCTTGCTTGCACTACAAGAGAATGAAGGATAATGAAGAGAAGGAGAAAAATGACGTAGCTCCAGCCCCTACTCCCTTGGAGTCTCTGAACAATACCTTATTGGAACGCAGTTCTGAGGAAGCAGAACCAGCCAATGCAGACAAATTTGTGTCTGTTGACAAAGAGCCCACAGGGGAATTTGCACAAGGAGCCTTAGGTCAAGTCAAGGCCAAAGTCGAAGTTTGCAAAGATGAATCCATTG ACCTTGAAGATTTCAGAGGCTATTTGGAGAAGAGATTTGATTTTGAGCAGGTCACTGTAAAGAAATTCAGGACATGGGCAGAAAGAAGGCAGTTTAACCGTGAAGTCAAACGCAAGTTGGCTGAATCTGAAAGACCAATTTTACCTGCCAATCAGAAACTTATAACTTTAGCTGTTCAAGATGCACCAACAAAGAAAG AATTTGTTATTAATCCAAATGGAAAGTCTGAAGTCTGCATCCTCCATGAATATATGCAGAGAGTCCTTAAAGTTCGCCCTGTTTACAACTTTTTTGAATGTG agaaCCCAAGTGAACCTTTTGGAGCATCTGTGATTATAGATGGGGTGACATATGGTAGTGGGACAGCAAGCAGTAAAAAACTGGCAAAGAATAAAGCTG CTCGAGCTACATTAGAAATCCTTATtcctgattttataaagcagaCTTCTGATGAAAAACCGAAGGATAGTGATGAGCTAGAG TATTTCAACCATATCAGTATTGAGGATTCACGAGTGTATGAGTTGACCAATAAAGCTGGGCTTTTGTCACCACATCAGATTCTACTTGAGTGCCTTAAAAG aaaccATGGAATGGGTGACACATCCATAAAGTTTGAAGTGATTCCTGGCAAAAACCAGAAAAGTGAATATGTTATGACTTGTGGAAAGCATACAGTAAGAGGCTGGT GCAAGAATAAGAGAGTTGGTAAACAATTGGCATCACAGAAGATCCTTCAGCTCCTTCATCCTCATGTGAAAAACTGGGGTTCCCTACTGCGTATGTATGGGAGAGAGAGCACCAAGATGGTGAAGCAG gAAACCTCAGATAAAAGTGTAATAGAACTACATCAGTATGCTAAGAAGAATAGGCCAAATCTTCATATTCTGAATaagctgcaggaagagatgagcAGGCTAGCACAAGAAAGG GAGGAGACAAGGAAGAAGCCGAAGATGACGATTGTTGAATCTGCACAGCCTGGCAATGAACCCCTGTGCACAGTAGATGTCTGA